One stretch of Candidatus Hydrogenedentota bacterium DNA includes these proteins:
- the mgtE gene encoding magnesium transporter: MPETSTKDAWQEIVRIVEANNREALADYLASLPQAELPRTLFKLDESMRGKVFALLDPEDAADLIEELHESQGADLIEELAPAQAAAILDEIDSDQRVDILAEMNKQDVEAILKEMSPEEAQDARALLAYGKDTAGGLMITEYLAYHAKMTIDDVLTDLRENAEKYSDYAVQYVYVISDTGLLEGCVRLRDLVLSPGHTPLEEIQIRNPFHVKATDSLDELERFFNRYVFFGVPVVDNFGRLVGVVQRADVQKAHGDATLKAFQRFAGIIGGDELRTMPLKSRSSRRLAFLSVNIFLNIISASVVALYEDTLQKVIALAVFLPILSDMSGCSGNQAVAVSIRELSLGLVQPRDFIRVWWKESQVGIINGIMLGILLCIVAIVWKGDYVLAAVVGMALAVNTLLSVCLGGLIPLAIRRLGIDPALAASPILTTFTDMLGFFLALSLAAIGLKAGYLTPS; the protein is encoded by the coding sequence ATGCCTGAAACAAGCACAAAAGACGCTTGGCAGGAAATCGTTCGCATCGTCGAGGCCAATAACCGCGAAGCGCTGGCCGACTACCTGGCGTCACTGCCTCAGGCGGAACTCCCACGCACCTTGTTCAAGCTCGATGAATCGATGCGCGGCAAAGTGTTCGCGCTCCTCGATCCCGAAGACGCGGCCGACCTGATCGAGGAACTGCACGAGTCCCAAGGCGCCGATCTGATCGAGGAGCTGGCGCCTGCTCAGGCCGCCGCCATTCTGGACGAAATCGACAGCGACCAGCGCGTCGACATCCTCGCCGAGATGAACAAGCAGGATGTCGAAGCAATCCTCAAGGAAATGTCTCCGGAGGAAGCGCAAGATGCGCGGGCGCTTCTTGCCTACGGCAAAGATACCGCCGGCGGTCTGATGATCACCGAGTATCTCGCCTATCACGCGAAAATGACTATCGACGATGTGCTTACGGACCTGCGTGAGAACGCGGAAAAGTACTCGGACTACGCCGTCCAATACGTTTACGTAATATCGGATACCGGCCTTCTCGAAGGATGCGTGCGCCTGCGTGACCTCGTACTGTCGCCCGGACACACACCGCTCGAAGAAATACAGATACGAAATCCGTTTCACGTAAAAGCGACCGACTCCCTCGACGAACTCGAACGCTTCTTTAATCGATATGTGTTTTTCGGCGTTCCCGTGGTCGACAACTTCGGCCGTTTGGTGGGCGTTGTTCAGCGCGCGGACGTCCAGAAAGCACACGGCGACGCGACCCTGAAGGCGTTTCAACGCTTCGCGGGTATCATCGGCGGTGACGAGCTGCGGACAATGCCGCTCAAGTCACGCTCGTCGCGGCGCTTGGCGTTCCTCTCCGTGAACATCTTCCTCAACATCATTTCCGCCAGCGTCGTTGCGCTTTACGAAGACACGCTGCAAAAGGTCATCGCGCTCGCCGTTTTCCTGCCGATCCTCTCCGACATGAGCGGCTGCTCCGGCAATCAGGCGGTTGCCGTCAGCATCCGCGAATTGTCCCTCGGCCTTGTGCAGCCTCGCGATTTCATCCGCGTTTGGTGGAAGGAGAGCCAGGTCGGCATTATCAACGGAATAATGCTCGGAATCCTGCTGTGCATCGTTGCCATTGTTTGGAAAGGCGATTACGTGCTCGCCGCCGTTGTCGGTATGGCCCTTGCCGTGAACACGCTGCTCTCCGTTTGCCTTGGTGGACTCATTCCTCTGGCGATTCGGCGCCTCGGAATCGATCCCGCGCTCGCCGCATCGCCCATACTCACGACTTTTACCGACATGCTCGGGTTCTTTTTGGCCCTCTCATTAGCCGCGATTGGCCTCAAGGCCGGTTACCTGACGCCGAGCTAG
- a CDS encoding glycine--tRNA ligase subunit beta, which yields MYVQEVLQTLNRFWSERGCLLWQPYHTEVGAGTSNPATFLRVLGPEPWWVAYTEPSTRPTDGRYGENPNRLQHYYQYQVILKPSPPDVQELFLQSLEALGLDLTKHDFRFVEDNWQSPSLGAWGLGWEAWLDGMEVLQFTYFQECGGVKLDVRACELTYGIERICMYLQGVENVYDLKWAPNGTTYGDIFHRQEVEWCHYNFEHADTAKLLQVFDIWESEAQRLLELELILPAYDHCLRMSHLFNVLDARGAFSVSERGRFLLRCRAVAERCAKGFLAQRESMGFPLLRHPSPVTYEQTEPAAYDPAVFKPKDDLLIEIGVEELPHKDIRAIEQQVPALIRKELAALALPHGHVKVWVSPRRIGILVGDVPSRQQDVTKEMRGPKRQAAQNDKGEWSMAAKKFAEANGVSVDDIYFREEGKAEYSYVQAHQKGRHIAKLLSGVIENVLHGIHLTKMMGWEDTTTVFSRPIRWLVALHGETVVPASLSLRDVPGSPRTIQSGRVSYGHRRLAPGPITIAGARDYRDALRGRQVIVDQVERRNTLTERVRKLAKELDLVPEEDDELYDEIANLSAWPEPIAGAIPEDALTLPEDIIITPMKVHQRYIPLRAHDGKLSRHFVCVANGEYGPDGVAIIRQGNERVLNARLRDARYFWDTDTQSPLRAFADKLNSILFHQKLGTVADKIARLRDLYFTLKGSLPPVDDRKMGELLTLMKADLTTQMVFEFDSLEGVVGMLYARNEGINDEIARAIYEHRLPRRAGDELPKGPLGTVAGILDRFDTLAGYFGIGVRVKGTSDPFGLRRTALALLTICESAGLDIDLEAFARAAIANYGALIQHPENVLADILSFFNDRLDVMLREQGFAYDHVAAALAVHGRRPQLLLQCLNAMKQLDNGKVQDLAEQAKRMQRIVKEPANSVDASLLQDNEKAFLRIAEDSSATLRECVARQAFDEAMGEVLGWLPTIASYFEAVLVNDNDTKIRQNRHALVKSVLDSMQLVADFTRIEKK from the coding sequence ATGTACGTACAGGAAGTTTTGCAGACCCTGAACCGCTTTTGGAGCGAACGCGGGTGTTTGTTGTGGCAGCCGTATCACACCGAAGTGGGCGCCGGCACCTCGAACCCCGCGACCTTTCTGCGCGTCTTGGGGCCGGAGCCGTGGTGGGTCGCGTATACCGAGCCGAGTACCCGCCCAACGGACGGGCGCTACGGCGAGAACCCGAACCGACTGCAACACTACTACCAGTATCAGGTAATCCTGAAACCGTCGCCGCCTGACGTACAGGAACTTTTCCTTCAGTCCCTGGAGGCGCTCGGCCTAGACCTCACCAAGCACGACTTCCGGTTCGTCGAGGACAACTGGCAAAGCCCTTCGCTTGGCGCGTGGGGCCTCGGGTGGGAGGCCTGGCTCGACGGAATGGAAGTCCTCCAGTTCACCTATTTCCAGGAATGCGGCGGCGTCAAACTCGACGTGCGTGCGTGCGAATTGACGTACGGCATCGAACGCATTTGTATGTACCTGCAAGGCGTCGAAAACGTCTACGACCTCAAGTGGGCGCCGAACGGGACCACCTACGGCGACATCTTCCATCGTCAAGAAGTCGAGTGGTGCCACTACAATTTCGAGCACGCTGACACCGCGAAGTTGCTGCAGGTTTTCGATATATGGGAGAGCGAAGCCCAGCGCCTCCTCGAGCTTGAATTGATTCTCCCCGCGTACGACCACTGCCTGCGCATGTCGCATCTCTTCAACGTGCTCGATGCGCGCGGCGCCTTTTCCGTGTCCGAGCGCGGACGCTTCCTACTCCGGTGCCGTGCCGTCGCCGAACGCTGCGCCAAAGGCTTCCTCGCACAACGCGAATCGATGGGTTTTCCGCTGCTGCGCCACCCCAGCCCCGTAACCTACGAGCAAACAGAACCCGCCGCGTACGATCCCGCGGTATTTAAGCCGAAAGACGATCTCCTCATCGAGATTGGCGTCGAGGAACTGCCGCACAAAGACATTCGCGCGATCGAGCAGCAAGTACCCGCGCTTATCCGCAAAGAGCTTGCTGCACTCGCTCTACCCCACGGCCACGTCAAGGTGTGGGTCAGCCCGCGCCGCATCGGTATCCTCGTGGGTGACGTGCCCTCGCGCCAGCAGGACGTCACGAAGGAAATGCGCGGGCCAAAGCGCCAGGCCGCGCAGAACGACAAAGGCGAATGGAGCATGGCCGCGAAGAAATTCGCGGAAGCCAATGGCGTCTCGGTCGACGACATCTATTTCCGCGAAGAAGGCAAGGCCGAGTACAGCTACGTTCAGGCGCACCAGAAAGGCCGTCACATCGCGAAACTGCTTTCGGGCGTCATCGAGAACGTGCTCCACGGCATCCACCTCACCAAGATGATGGGATGGGAAGACACCACTACCGTGTTTTCGCGCCCCATCCGCTGGCTCGTCGCCCTTCACGGCGAGACCGTGGTGCCGGCATCGTTGTCGCTGCGCGACGTACCCGGCAGTCCGCGGACCATCCAATCCGGCCGCGTGTCGTATGGCCATCGTCGCCTCGCGCCCGGACCGATTACGATTGCCGGCGCGCGCGATTACCGCGATGCGCTGCGCGGCCGCCAGGTCATCGTCGATCAGGTCGAGCGCCGCAACACGCTCACCGAGCGCGTTCGCAAGCTTGCGAAGGAATTGGACCTCGTTCCGGAGGAGGACGACGAACTCTACGACGAAATTGCCAACCTTTCCGCGTGGCCGGAGCCGATTGCCGGGGCCATTCCGGAAGACGCCTTGACACTGCCCGAGGACATCATCATTACCCCGATGAAGGTGCACCAGCGGTACATTCCGCTGCGCGCACACGACGGAAAACTCAGCCGCCACTTCGTGTGCGTCGCCAATGGAGAGTACGGCCCGGACGGCGTTGCGATTATTCGCCAGGGAAACGAACGTGTGTTAAACGCGCGCCTGCGCGACGCGCGCTACTTCTGGGACACCGACACGCAATCGCCCTTGCGCGCGTTCGCCGACAAACTGAATTCGATCCTGTTCCACCAAAAGCTCGGAACTGTGGCCGACAAGATCGCGCGCCTCCGCGATCTGTACTTCACCCTGAAGGGTTCGCTGCCGCCGGTCGACGACCGTAAGATGGGCGAACTGCTAACGCTCATGAAGGCCGACCTCACGACGCAGATGGTCTTCGAGTTCGATTCGCTCGAAGGCGTCGTGGGCATGTTGTATGCCCGGAACGAGGGCATCAACGACGAGATCGCGCGCGCAATCTACGAGCACCGCCTGCCGCGGCGCGCAGGTGACGAATTGCCGAAGGGCCCCCTCGGGACCGTCGCGGGAATTCTCGACCGTTTTGACACGCTCGCGGGCTATTTCGGGATCGGCGTGCGCGTGAAAGGCACCAGCGACCCGTTTGGACTGCGCCGTACCGCGCTCGCGCTCCTGACGATCTGTGAATCCGCCGGCCTCGACATCGATCTCGAAGCGTTCGCGCGCGCGGCCATCGCGAACTACGGCGCACTGATTCAACATCCCGAGAATGTACTCGCGGACATCTTGTCGTTCTTCAACGATCGTCTCGACGTCATGCTGCGCGAGCAGGGGTTTGCGTACGACCACGTCGCCGCTGCACTCGCCGTTCACGGCAGGCGCCCCCAACTCCTGCTACAGTGCCTGAATGCCATGAAGCAACTCGATAACGGAAAGGTCCAGGACCTCGCCGAGCAGGCCAAGCGCATGCAACGGATCGTCAAAGAGCCCGCCAATAGCGTGGACGCTTCACTCCTTCAGGACAACGAAAAGGCCTTTCTGCGCATCGCGGAAGACTCCTCAGCCACGTTGCGGGAATGCGTTGCACGGCAGGCATTTGACGAAGCGATGGGCGAGGTCCTCGGGTGGCTGCCGACGATTGCTTCATATTTCGAAGCGGTGCTGGTAAATGACAACGACACAAAAATCCGTCAGAATCGACACGCACTCGTAAAGTCCGTGCTCGACTCCATGCAGCTCGTCGCGGACTTCACCCGGATCGAGAAGAAGTAA
- a CDS encoding NADH:flavin oxidoreductase/NADH oxidase family protein gives MDAAEISSLQGTTALSASLALPCGVSVPNRFAKAAMTEQMADPATNAPNDAIIRLYERWASSGAGILLTGNVMVDRVCMEHPGNVVVEDERDIALLARWADTAQSRGAHLWMQISHAGRQSPRKVTKQPVAPSAVPLLRASFKPLFAAPRALRSDEISRLIDAYAQTAAVAKKAGFKGVQIHAAHGYLISEFLSPLVNQRTDDWGGSPEKRMRYLIEVLRATRAAVGAQFPIGVKLNSSDFQRGGFSEDESMNVVRALETERIDLLEISGGNYENAAMVSQRESTRRREAYFLDYAEKVRGITKTPLMLTGGFRSVAAMNNALSSGAIDVVGLARPLCTDPEFCARVLSGQTSAATDVVPRSRVKLFDDMLQSYWHNHQMKRMGRGLNPNLGASKWLVLAKGMIDQALANPFAAGRSYPQTVSAAE, from the coding sequence GTGGATGCCGCCGAGATTTCGTCGCTACAGGGTACGACCGCGCTTTCCGCTTCGCTCGCATTGCCGTGCGGGGTATCAGTGCCGAACCGGTTCGCCAAGGCGGCGATGACGGAGCAGATGGCGGATCCGGCAACCAACGCGCCGAACGACGCGATCATTCGCCTGTACGAGCGCTGGGCGTCGAGCGGCGCGGGAATCTTGCTGACTGGGAACGTGATGGTGGACCGGGTGTGCATGGAGCACCCGGGAAATGTTGTCGTCGAGGACGAGCGGGATATCGCCCTGCTTGCGCGTTGGGCGGATACGGCGCAATCCCGCGGCGCGCACCTGTGGATGCAGATCAGCCACGCGGGACGTCAGTCTCCGCGAAAGGTTACGAAGCAGCCGGTCGCACCTTCGGCCGTTCCTCTTCTACGCGCGTCGTTCAAGCCGCTATTCGCCGCACCACGCGCGCTGCGATCTGACGAGATTTCCCGGCTTATCGACGCGTACGCGCAAACGGCGGCAGTCGCGAAGAAGGCTGGATTCAAAGGCGTCCAAATACACGCGGCGCACGGCTATCTCATTAGCGAGTTTCTTTCGCCGCTGGTGAACCAACGCACCGACGACTGGGGCGGATCGCCCGAGAAACGCATGCGGTATCTGATCGAAGTGTTGCGCGCGACGCGCGCGGCCGTTGGCGCGCAATTTCCCATTGGCGTGAAACTGAACTCGTCGGACTTTCAACGGGGAGGGTTCTCCGAGGACGAATCGATGAACGTGGTCCGCGCGCTCGAAACGGAGCGAATCGACCTGTTGGAAATCAGCGGCGGAAATTACGAGAACGCGGCGATGGTGAGTCAACGCGAAAGTACGCGGCGGCGCGAAGCGTACTTCCTCGACTATGCGGAGAAAGTACGCGGCATCACGAAGACGCCGCTGATGCTGACGGGCGGGTTTCGCTCGGTGGCCGCAATGAACAATGCCCTATCGAGCGGGGCGATAGACGTTGTCGGATTAGCGAGGCCGTTGTGCACCGACCCTGAGTTCTGCGCGCGCGTCCTGAGCGGGCAGACGTCGGCGGCAACGGACGTAGTACCGCGATCGCGCGTCAAGTTGTTCGACGACATGCTACAGAGCTATTGGCACAATCATCAGATGAAGCGCATGGGGCGTGGGTTGAACCCAAATCTTGGTGCGAGCAAATGGCTGGTGCTGGCGAAGGGAATGATCGACCAGGCTCTCGCGAACCCCTTTGCCGCCGGGCGGTCGTATCCGCAGACTGTCTCGGCGGCCGAGTAA
- the rsgA gene encoding ribosome small subunit-dependent GTPase A, whose protein sequence is MSKPFKRNKPVRKRNWDANDWDTASRQGRSKRPDSAPESVRPADDYFSDGRTNGVVVSPYGVLAFALCDGSECLCRVDESLVDGKSSVLASGDRVFIEVDDRGPVVRAVRPRANKLSRPAIGSDREQVFAANINHAVIVASVARPAFNPGLIDRYLVAAQAGGVEPIVCVNKVDLAGPLPDGVGMYRELALKVVLTSCETGEGIDELRSILQAGTSVLVGHSGVGKSSLINALDPNVTVHTQEISDSTNKGRHTTSASRLYELTGGIRIIDTPGIKQLGLWGVSPAELNYYFDEIAETSGLCKFRDCTHTHEPRCAVRDAVESGRIARARYESYLRIRASLEEGERSNPQSP, encoded by the coding sequence ATGTCCAAGCCGTTCAAAAGAAATAAGCCCGTTCGCAAGCGAAACTGGGACGCGAACGACTGGGACACCGCATCGCGCCAAGGCCGATCGAAGCGGCCGGACAGCGCGCCAGAATCCGTTCGTCCCGCGGACGATTATTTTTCCGATGGCCGGACGAACGGTGTCGTGGTGTCGCCCTATGGTGTTTTGGCGTTCGCCCTGTGCGACGGGTCGGAATGTCTGTGCCGCGTTGATGAATCCCTGGTGGACGGCAAGTCGTCAGTCCTCGCATCTGGCGACCGGGTATTCATCGAGGTCGATGATCGCGGCCCTGTGGTCCGTGCGGTTCGGCCGCGCGCGAACAAGCTGAGCCGGCCCGCGATCGGATCCGACCGCGAACAGGTGTTTGCGGCGAATATCAATCACGCCGTGATCGTGGCCTCCGTTGCCCGCCCGGCATTTAATCCCGGCCTGATCGACAGGTACCTCGTGGCGGCGCAGGCGGGAGGGGTCGAGCCAATCGTCTGTGTGAACAAGGTAGATTTGGCCGGACCGCTGCCGGACGGCGTCGGCATGTACCGCGAACTCGCCCTGAAGGTCGTGCTGACAAGCTGTGAAACCGGCGAAGGAATCGACGAGCTTCGATCCATCCTCCAGGCGGGCACGAGCGTTCTCGTCGGTCACAGCGGCGTAGGGAAATCCTCTCTGATTAACGCGCTCGACCCGAATGTCACCGTGCACACACAGGAAATCAGCGACAGCACGAACAAGGGCCGTCACACGACAAGCGCATCCCGATTATACGAACTAACCGGCGGCATACGGATCATCGACACGCCCGGGATAAAACAATTGGGCCTTTGGGGCGTTTCGCCCGCCGAACTCAATTACTACTTCGACGAAATCGCCGAAACGTCGGGACTCTGCAAGTTCCGCGACTGCACGCACACCCACGAACCCCGCTGCGCCGTACGTGACGCGGTCGAATCCGGCCGCATCGCCCGCGCCCGGTACGAATCATATCTCCGCATTCGCGCTTCGCTCGAAGAAGGTGAGAGGTCAAACCCCCAATCCCCGTAG